The Herpetosiphonaceae bacterium genome includes a window with the following:
- a CDS encoding S8 family peptidase encodes MHTRRWFAPLMVLTLLASVLITPASFAQEVKPKFFQDSSKGATVRRSTKGSDYVAGQLIVRMRDGSAFMKRGAATTQALQARFASVKLKSSKQIATGMFRLDLAENADIPALARKLAADPEVAYAQPNYRYQLLRTVNDPLSTFQYGLNKINAYGAWDMTTGSSTVKIAIIDSGVRLNHPDFTGRVLPGYDFANNDADASDDVGHGTHVAGIAAAAGDNGEGVAGMCWQCSILPVKVGGQDGIPHDALVSGIRWAADQGARVINLSLGGEEDSPAIHEAIKYAVSKNVVVVVAAGNSADEGNPVEYPAAYDEVIAVGATDHNDQHVFFSQVQPYVDVSAPGWNIASTWSDSANFPFSYVAESGTSMAAPYVAGLAGLILSINPNLDVNAVRSILTGTVDDLGNPGADWQYGAGRINAARAVSSVRMPQFDPVPNPNQNGVLFFPETQHTLRGTFKDYWAQNGGLAVFGFPISEEFQETSAEGTFTVQYFERNRFEAHPEKAPPYHVLLGRLSDVQLKRQGRDWFTFPKGQPTNGCQFFAETGHSVCEPFLSYWKKNGLRDPKLSPDGRSLALFGMPLSEPAPEVNTSGENVVTQWFERARFEFHPDKPQEYQVLLGLLGNETARPGGSTTQPSGQMPPDRCGPIPPPVNATLAPASCVVIGTYLEIDAGGFQPVEEIAFVIVRSDGAAVELDPINADEQGRISGYLQALLPPGVYGIGFKGKSSGNESIIYVKVVDR; translated from the coding sequence ATGCACACCCGCCGCTGGTTTGCGCCACTGATGGTGCTGACGCTTCTGGCGTCTGTCCTCATCACCCCGGCCTCATTCGCTCAGGAAGTCAAACCGAAGTTCTTCCAAGACTCATCCAAGGGCGCTACGGTTCGTCGCTCGACCAAGGGCAGCGACTATGTTGCAGGACAGTTGATCGTGCGTATGCGCGATGGCTCAGCCTTTATGAAGCGTGGCGCTGCCACAACGCAGGCGCTTCAGGCGCGCTTCGCAAGCGTCAAGCTGAAATCCTCGAAACAGATTGCGACGGGCATGTTCCGCCTCGATCTCGCGGAGAACGCCGATATTCCGGCGCTGGCCCGCAAGCTTGCCGCCGACCCTGAGGTCGCCTATGCGCAGCCGAACTATCGCTACCAACTGCTGCGCACGGTCAACGACCCGCTCTCGACCTTTCAGTACGGCTTGAACAAAATCAATGCCTATGGCGCGTGGGACATGACGACCGGCAGCAGCACGGTGAAGATCGCGATCATCGATAGCGGTGTGCGGCTGAATCACCCCGACTTCACGGGCCGCGTGCTGCCGGGCTACGACTTCGCCAACAACGACGCCGATGCGTCCGACGATGTTGGACACGGCACACATGTCGCCGGTATCGCCGCAGCGGCTGGCGACAACGGCGAAGGCGTCGCGGGTATGTGCTGGCAGTGCAGCATTCTCCCGGTCAAAGTCGGCGGCCAGGACGGTATTCCACACGATGCGCTGGTTAGCGGCATTCGCTGGGCTGCCGATCAGGGCGCGCGGGTGATCAACCTCAGCCTGGGCGGCGAAGAAGACTCGCCCGCGATCCACGAGGCGATCAAGTACGCTGTCAGCAAGAATGTGGTGGTGGTCGTGGCCGCAGGCAACTCGGCGGACGAGGGCAATCCGGTTGAATATCCGGCAGCCTACGACGAAGTGATCGCCGTGGGCGCGACCGACCACAACGATCAGCACGTGTTCTTCTCGCAGGTCCAGCCATACGTCGATGTGAGCGCGCCCGGCTGGAATATCGCCAGCACGTGGAGCGACAGCGCGAACTTCCCCTTCTCGTATGTCGCGGAGTCGGGCACCTCGATGGCCGCGCCCTACGTGGCGGGCCTTGCCGGGCTGATCCTGTCGATCAATCCCAACCTGGATGTGAACGCCGTACGCTCGATCCTGACGGGCACCGTCGATGATCTGGGCAATCCCGGCGCGGACTGGCAGTATGGCGCGGGGCGGATCAACGCGGCGCGGGCCGTCTCGTCGGTGCGCATGCCGCAGTTCGATCCGGTGCCCAACCCGAACCAGAACGGCGTGCTTTTCTTCCCCGAAACCCAGCATACGCTGCGCGGCACCTTCAAAGATTACTGGGCACAGAACGGCGGCCTGGCGGTCTTTGGCTTCCCGATCTCCGAAGAGTTTCAGGAAACCAGCGCCGAGGGCACCTTCACCGTTCAGTACTTCGAGCGCAATCGCTTCGAGGCGCATCCTGAGAAGGCACCGCCGTATCACGTGCTGCTCGGACGGCTCAGCGACGTGCAGCTCAAGCGCCAGGGCCGCGACTGGTTCACGTTCCCCAAGGGCCAGCCGACAAACGGCTGTCAGTTCTTTGCCGAAACCGGCCACAGCGTCTGCGAGCCGTTCCTGAGCTACTGGAAGAAGAACGGCCTGCGCGATCCCAAGCTGTCGCCCGATGGCCGCTCGCTGGCGCTGTTCGGCATGCCGCTGTCGGAGCCGGCGCCGGAGGTGAACACCTCAGGTGAGAACGTCGTGACGCAGTGGTTCGAGCGGGCACGCTTCGAGTTCCACCCCGACAAGCCGCAGGAGTATCAGGTGCTGCTCGGATTGCTTGGCAATGAGACAGCCCGGCCCGGCGGCAGCACCACGCAGCCCAGCGGCCAGATGCCGCCCGATCGCTGTGGTCCCATTCCGCCGCCGGTCAACGCGACGCTTGCGCCTGCCAGCTGTGTGGTGATCGGTACCTATCTTGAGATCGACGCCGGTGGCTTCCAGCCGGTTGAGGAGATTGCCTTCGTGATCGTCCGCTCCGACGGCGCGGCTGTCGAGCTTGATCCGATCAACGCCGATGAGCAGGGACGCATCAGCGGCTACTTGCAGGCGCTACTCCCGCCGGGCGTGTACGGTATCGGCTTCAAGGGCAAGAGCAGCGGCAATGAGTCAATCATCTACGTGAAGGTTGTCGACCGCTAG